DNA sequence from the Desulfovibrio subterraneus genome:
TGGACAACGGGCAGGTGCTCACCTCGGCCGGGCTGGCTTCAGGGTTGGACCTGTGCCTGCATATCATCAGAAAGGATTATGGCGTCTCTGCCGCTGAGCGGATTGCCGACTTCTTTGTCATGCCGCTGGAGCGCGAAGCAGGGCACTGTCAGGTTATCCGCCGGTATCCCGCGCATGAAAAGGACCGTCTCGCCGAGCTGCAACTCTGGATTCTGGAAAATCTGCATAAAGAGTTGTCGCTGGAAGGGCTGGCCGGACAGGTGTGCATGAGCACGCGCACCCTGCACCGCCGGTTCAGGGAGCAGGCAGGCGATGCCCCCATGGTGTGGGTTGCTAAAGCGCGTATCCGCAGGGCGCAGGCTCTGCTTGAATCGGGCAGTATGTCTGTGGAACAGATAGCGGCTGTAACAGGTTTTGGTTCAGCCACGGCGCTGCGCGATGGCTTCCGGCGGCACGTGGGCAGCAGTCCCTCTGCGTGGCGCAGAGCGTTTGCGCAGCGCGAAGCTTCATGATGACACTATGCTGCTCCCGTGTCGTATGAGCCCTGAAGAGAAAAAAGCCCTGACGCGTATTGCATCTGGGCTTTGTATTTCTGTGCCGGAGCCCTGACGAACGGGATGGTTTTGCGTTCGCAGTACTGGGGAATGCGCTGTAAATCGGCCGGAAAGGTAATCAAGATAAGGATTCTGTCTGACCGAGTGTCTATTTTGTGAGTGTGTAGATCAGGTGCAGCATCGGTTTGGATTTAACCATTTTACTAAATGAGCCGGTTATCTTTGCTCCAAGCGATTCAGCGACCTTTCGTGATGCAATGTTCTCGGGGCGTATTTCAAATACAACGCAGTCCAGATGCAGGCTGTTAAAAGCATGGTTGAGCAGTACTTGTGCGCTCTCGAAAGCATACCCCTTATGCCAGTGCTTCTTTTTGAATATATAGCCTATTTCATGATATTCCGAGCCATTAATGGTCGTTGGCAACAGTGCAGCCTGCCCCAGAACTTCATGGGTGGTTTTGTCGGAAACTAAGAAATAACCAAGGTTTTTGGTGGTATATAAATGAATACACTTATTCATCCATTCCATGACATCGTCATCGCTGAAAGAGTATTCCCATGCGTACATAACGTCAGGGTCTTGAAGTATGGATGCTAACTCGCCAAAATCCATGAGAGCCATTCTTCTGAGAACCAGCCTGTCAGTTTGCAGGAAGATATCGTCTGTATTGTGGTTGGTCGGCATTGTTTGATTCTGGTGTGAATGGTTTTGAGGGGGCAGTGTTCCTGATCGGGGATAGTCGTGCGCAGGTGTGCTTTCTGCTGCTGATCCCGTCGCTGTGCCGCAGGCTGCCCTGTCAGGACGAAGAGCAAGATATATAGAAATCATGGCTGGAGCGAAAGCCTCTGTCCGCGCAGCAGGCATTGCGGCGGGCCGTTGTGTTTCAATGTTTTCGAAGGATACCTTGACGGTTTATGGTTCGGAAATACGAAGCCCTGACGCATGCTGCATCAGGGCTTCGTATTTCCGTGGCGGAGCGGTACCTGACAGGCGGAACTCGAACCTGCGTCGACAGTGGGACAGGTAGCGACCGGCTTTAACTCACCAGAACTATTGCAGTGTGGATTTGTATTCTTTTGAATGCAATTTACCAACCGTTAATATAAGATGATAATTTATTTATCTTTAAACATTAACATGTTTTGTTAATTTGACTTTATTTGTAGTGCAGATTGTAGTGCATTTGATGGACGCCGAACAAATTGATCTTTACCAGCTTTTTTTTCGACGTAGGTTCTGAAAGTTCCGCTTTCAATCATAAAAAAAGCCTTTTCCTTAGCTTCCTCAAAAGAACTAAAATTGGTCTCACCGGCTACAAAATTAATTCTAAGGAAATACCCGATCGTTGTCTCAATTATTACAACTTTATGTTTTTTGTGATCTATCGAGTGTGAGCAAATGTAATTTTTGCTATGTAATTCTCTATCATTGTAACTGAACCATTTTGAAGAGTTAAGAAATGTTTTCAACCTTCTGTTGTATCGGTTTTGTGATTCTATATGGTTTGAAGCAAGAGTCGTGTCCGTTAAATTGTCACAACAATATGTTCCAACAATGATTCCCTGCCAATGTTCATGCTCTATAAAGTAGGCATGGCGAAGACTCGAACCACAAAGTTCACAGGTTCCGACTAGATCGCCAAGGTCCTCATGGTAAGCTAATACCCAATTTGTTTTGGGCATTATAATGCAATGTGTTTCCGCGTGACAACCTTTGCACAAGGTCGCACAATCATCATAATCATACTGCCATAGCTGGCGACCTCGAATATATTTTTTGTGATGAACCTGTAGAACCACTCCATCTTCTCGGCCTCTACCACACTTGGTACATCTAAAATTATCAATTTCTAAAATTTTTGTTCTAAAATTCTCCCATTCTTTTTTTTTGCAAATTGACGGCTTCATTTCACGCTCCTGTTTCACGCGGAGAGACTAGTTGCGTTAGATATGATTTATAATTGATAATAAAATTCAACACAGGGGAGCTCATCCCATATTCTAAGCTAGCAGCAATATCAATTAATAAACAAGATTTAACATATTTAAAGTTCTTATTTTATATTCCCTTTCTGCTCGCAGTTTGACTCAAGTTTTTGGATTTAACAAAGCGTTACAGGCTGCCAGTCGCAACGAAAAAGACTTTGGTATTTCGATCTAAGTATATGATTTCTGGTGCTTTCAATAGTCATCTTAGTGTCTTTGCTGGCGTAAAATGTCAAGAAATGTATCTCTACTGCTACGGCTGTGAAGAGGGAGGTCTTCATTAGCACCTTTTACGATTAGTGCCGCGCCATTCCAGTTGGCATCCCATCGCCCCTCTCCACTGCTACTTGTCACAGTTTCAAAAAGATTAAGAATGTCTTCGGTGTTATCAAGATCGAGATTCTCATCGATCCAAGTCTTAAAGTGTACGGGCTGCATATTTCCTCCTTATGATTTAAGACCATGTATTATTTGAAATGTCGATACTCCTTTTCAAATTTTTCCGCAACCAAATCAAAATCTATTCGAGTTGTTGAATCTCCGTCACCATAAAGAGCACATTGTTTGATGGTGGTTTTATATGCTTTGAGTGACATATGAACCTCCCAACTAATGCCAACAGCCTTTTGAGCCAGAGCGAGAATAGTCGCGCCTCCGTCGCCGTCGCTGCCCTCTCTTTCCCAATGTCAATGAACAAGCAGGGTTCGGCAAAGGATAAATTAACATTCTATTTTGTCAGCGACGCGTGGTGAACTTATCAACATCAATGATAAAATGTAGCCTTTGCAGGCAAGCGTTTTTGGCTTGGCACCAAGAAAGGCAAGGTTTATCCATGGAATATGAATGGCTCCCCATGGCTGACGAGCTTTTCACTTTCCTGCTAGGCCATAGCTATACGGCGGTCAAGGGGGGGGGGGGGGCTAGCAGGCGACCAAGCCGGTTGATGTTGAACGAAGGAAAAAGGCTTTAAGCTAACTCCCTAAGATCCTATTAATGGCGGACGGACCGGATTTGACCCCGCGGTGACAGTGGGATGGAGCGGAGGCCGTGAATAGAAAAAGCCCTGACGCATGTTGCATCAGGGCTTTGCATTCCGTGGCGGAGCGGACGGGACTCGAACCCGCGGCCTCCGGCGTGACAGGCCGGCGTTATAACCGACTTAACTACCGCTCCACGTGGGGAGATCGATTGCTCGATCATAATTCTGCCTAAAAAAACGGATGCGTTCTTTCGAACGCATCCGATGTACTCAATGGCGGAGCGGACGGGACTCGAACCCGCGGCCTCCGGCGTGACAGGCCGGCGTTATAACCGACTTAACTACCGCTCCGTAGCATTGTAAAGTGGTGGGCGGTACAGGGCTCGAACCTGTGACCCTCGGCTTGTAAGGCCGATGCTCTCCCAACTGAGCTAACCGCCCACATGAGGAAACACCTTTTAGTGAATCCGTGCTTCGCTGTCAACATCTTTTTCGAGAAACCCGATCAGGCTGTTTTCAGTGTGATCCTGAGCCGTTGTTAGGTCCAGAACCGTGAAGCGAGGGCGTTTTTACGCAAACCACCGTCTCTTGGCAAGCGATTTTTTAAACCATAATCAAAAATGTGTTCATCGCTATAAATAGTGAGTTGTTTCATGTTGTTACAATCTCGTATTTTGCGCACAGGTGTTTTACTATGTCTTTGTGGAGTGCTGCGGGCAGAAGTGATGTATAGAACTCTAAAGGGTTTTCATAATAATCCGATAGACAAGTAGCGGGCGTCGTTTCCGGCCCGGTTCGGGAACATCATGGCATACCGGCCATAAATTCATCAGCGTCAGGGCACCTGACGGTAAGCACGGCAGTACGGGGCGACACCATCCGGCATGGGGAGATGACGGAGGCGCAAGCCCGCTTCGTACACGGTTCTATGAATCGCAAAAACCTGCCTCCGTTACATGATGAAAACCGTAAGCGGCGTCCGCAAATTTTTGTAAGCCGCTCCCCGACTTTATTGCCGCCCCGTGCAACTGCCTGCACGGGGCGGCCTTCTTTTGCCGGATGGCAAAACATGCCGGATTTCCGGTAACCGGAAGCCCCTTCGGGAACTGAAAAGGGCCAATCATGCCAGTGGGTCGTGCTTGCCAATCATGCCAGGTGGTCATGCCTGTCGATCATGTCCGGATCATGTATGTCAGCCGCGCCTGCCGGAAAAATCACTACGCCTGATCTTTCCGGCTAGCTGAAAACGGTTCTACGCAGATCTATACCCCACTTGAGCATACGGTTGCGTACCGTGCCCCTGTGAATTCCCAGAAGTTTGGCGGCCTCCGTGATATTGCCGTTTGCCTGCCGCAGCGCCTGCATCAGTTCCTGCTTCTGCGGGGGCAGGGCGGAAGTCTCTGTATTGCCAGTTCCGTTTTCACGGAGCTGCGCAGCGGTCAATGGGCGGGAGGCGGGCGCCTGTCCGGTAGCCGCCTGTCCGGCATTCATCTGTTCGGTAGTTATCTGGCCGGCAGTCAGAGAGGCCGGAAAGCAGCAGGCGGCGATTTCAGGGTGCGAATCTGCCGTGAGACCGGGAACGAATTCCGGCGGGCAGGAACAGGCGTTGGCACCATCCACCATATACATTGGCAGGTGTTCCAGCTCTATGGGGCCGCTGTCTCCCACCACAAAGGCGTATTCAATGGCGCTTTTAAGTTCCCTGATGTTGCCCGGCCATGCGTATTCCGCAAACAGTGCGGCAGACTCTGGCGCAAGGTCGGGGATGTCTTTGCCTGTGCGCTCACGGCACAGAGAGATGAAATGATCGGCCAGCAGGGGAATGTCTTCGCGCCGCTCCGCAAGGGCAGGCAGGTGGATGGGAATGACGTTGATGCGGAAGAGCAGGTCTTCGCGGAACCGTCCGCGGCGCACCAGTTCCTGCAGGTTGCGGTTGGTGGCGGAAATGATGCGGGCATCCACGGTTATGGAGCGGTTATCGCCCACCCGTTCAATGCGCTTGGATTCCAGCACCCGCAGCAGCTTGACCTGCGTGGGCAGTGGAATGTCACCTATTTCATCCAGAAAGATGTCGCCACCCTGTGCGGATTCAAAGCGGCCTGTCCGCGAACGCACGGCTCCGGTAAACGCCCCCTTCACATGGCCGAAGAGTTCGCTTTCCAGCAGTGACTCATTCAGGGCCGCACAGTTCAGTTGCACATACGGGCCGTTGCGGCGTGCGCCAAGATCATGAATGGCGCGCGCGACAAGCTCTTTGCCCGTTCCGGACTGCCCGCACACGATGACGGGGGCATCGCTCATGGCTGCCCGTTCTATGATGGAAAATATGCGGCGCATGACAGGCGATGTGCCCACCATGCCTGCAAACAAGTGGGGAGTGCTGTCGTTGTGGTGCTGTGTGCGCTTCATGTCATGTCCGGAACGTATTATTTGTGCATTTGATAAATAAATGGTGCATAATCGATTGATCATATGGTTAATCCAAGTTTAGTGGCTGGTAAAGGGGGTATTCGTATGTTTTGTGTGAAATTCTGTAATTCAGGGTGGTTGTTTGATGCTGGAATTGCGCGGCATGGTTTCTGCTCATGAGCTGTATATCGGGCTGTCCGTCAGGCCGGTACTCCGCTTCAACTGACAGTGAACAAGGACTATGCACATGATACGATTCTCAGCGCGTCGAACCCTCCACGCTTTGCACGAAAGCCGGAAGCCCAATGATGTCTCTCGAATGCTACAGGACGGCACGCAATGCGTTCAGGGTGCGCTGCAGTCGAGCGGCAAACCCGAACGCGGGATTGTTGACCTCGCTGCGCCGGAATTCGGAGTGCTGCATGGTGGCGAGTCGCATGTTGCATCACGTGTCGAGCCTGAAGCCGGAGTTATGGAAGCCGTGAAGAGCGTTCAGAAAGCGACAGGCCCCGCAAAGGGCAAGACCACAACGTCACGGCAGGGGCGAGGGTATTCATCTTCAAGACGGATGTTTTTGAAAGCACTGGGCTTTGCAGGGGCCGGTGCTGCCCTGCCCTTGGCCGGACCGGGTGTGGCCCGGGCAGGCGTGATGGGATCAGGCGAGGCAAGTGCCGCTGCCGGACCTGCGGAAGAACTGGTGACGGTGCTTGATCTGAGCAAGTGCATCGGATGCGGAGCCTGCGTCGAGGCATGCCGCGAGAGCAACGGGCATAAGTTTCCCCGTGCGAAAAAGCCATTTCCGGCCATGTATCCGCCACGGGTCAAGGCCGAGGACTGGTCGGAAAAGCAGCAGCTGGACGACCGCCTTACTCCCTACAACTGGCTGTTTTTGCAGAATGTGCAGGTGGAGCATGCAGGCACGGTGCACGATCTCTACATGCCACGGCGGTGCCTGCACTGCGTGAATCCGCCCTGCGCCAATCTTTGCCCGTGGGGGGCCGCCCGCAAGGAAGATAACGGCATTGTCCGTATTGATGATGATTTATGTCTGGGGGGCGCCAAATGCCGCCTTGCCTGCCCGTGGCACATTCCGCAGCGCCAGACCGGCGTGGGGCTGTATCTGCGTCTGCTCCCGTCCCTTGCGGGGAACGGGGTGATGTACAAGTGCGACCGTTGTTACGACAAAATTGCTGCCGGTGGCCAGCCTGCCTGTGTGGAGGTCTGCCCGCAGTCCGTGCAGACCATGGGGCCGCGCAGCGAGATGGTGGCGCTTGCCCGCTCGCTGGCAGAGGACATGGACGGCTACCTCTATGGGCTTGAAGAAAACGGCGGCACCAACACCATCTATGTTTCGCCCGTGCCGTTTGAAAAGATCAACGCCGTTCTGGAAAAAGGGCCGGGCAAGCCGCATATGGGGCAGGTTGGCGATGTTATGCGGCCTGAAACCGCCCTTGCCAAGGCGCTGGTGGCAGCTCCCGTGGCAGGGCTGGTGGCAGGAGCCATGAAAATAGCCTCTACCATCCGCAAGGAACGCCGGATCAGGGAGCACGACAATGACTAGACTGATCTCGAACACCCATTCACCGGCATCCCGCCGGATCGCCCGAGTGTGGTTTGGCATCATGCTGCTCATGACCGTGACCGGCATGGGGCAGATGCCCATATTCAAGCGCTACTATATCGCGGATATCCCCGGCCTCGGCTGGCTGGCAGACCCTTACACGGTGCACTGGGTGCACTATGCGGGAGCCATAGCGCTTGTGGGGCTGGCGGCGTGGCTGGCGATTATGCATCTGGCAGGGAGTTTCGGATACCTGCCCGCGCAGCCCATGCAAATGAGTCAGTCTGGGGTGTCGGGCCAGTTTGGTGATGTGGGCCATTCGGGCCAGTCGAGCCAGACAGGATATTCGGGCCATTCGGGCCAGGCGAGTCAGACCGCAGGGCTGACAACCTCCGGCAAGGTTCGCATTGCGCTGCTGGTGCTGATCATTATCACCGGCTACATGCGCGTTGCCAAGAACCTGCCCGATTTTCACTGGTCGGCAGCTATGACCGTATTCATAGACTGGTCGCATCTCGGTTTTGCCATGCTGCTCGGAGTTGTTGCAGTCATGGCGCGGCTGCGTGGCAACGGAGCATATGTGCTGCGGCGGTAGCGCGTAAGAATCATTATATAAGCCTGATAGAAAGGGCTCCGGAACGTATTCGGACCTCTCAGGGTAATGACGCCCCCTCGTTTCAGTAGAAACACATTCTCGTTAAGCCGGAACTGAGATTCAAAAACGGATTTCCATCGCTCATACGAGGTGCAGGAACGTCAGGTTCCTGCCCGGCGGAGCCAAAAAAATCCAGAAATGGCTTTGCCAGCAGTCTGAGGGCTTCGGAACATGTTCCGGAGCCCTTTTTCTGTTTTTTGTGCGCTTATGTGATCTAAATCAACCCAATCGCCTCAGGTTGTGCTATTCTGACACGCAAAGACAGTGAGTAGCCCGTAAACAGGTCTGCAGCCGTGCCGATGCAATGAGGCTGCGGGCCGCAGGTATGCATCATACAGAACAATTGCAACGCAAACCGAGGAGTTTCACATGGAAATTCGTCAGGAAACCAACATTCTGGATATCACCAAGGCCTATCCCTTTCTTGTGGATGCCCTTGCCGAGTATAATGGTGCTTTTGAAAAGCTGCGTAATCCCGTGCTGCGCAACACGCTTGGCCGTGTGGCCACGCTGGGACAGGCTGCGGCAATGGGGCAGGTGAAGCCGCTTGATCTGCTCATGTTCGTGGCGCAGGAGATAATGCGGCGCACGGGGGAAGGCGTGACCGTCATTCCGCCGGAAGTGAAGAATCCCGAAAAGCGCGGGCTGACCGATGATGAACGGCGCGCGCGTCTGAAGGAGATGATTCGCGCCCTGCACGACGGTGAGAGCATAGAATCCCTCAAGTCACGCTTTGCGGAAACCGTGGGCGATATTACTCCGGCAGAGATCGCCTCGCTGGAACAGGCGCTGGTGGCGGAAGGGCTGCCGGAAACCGAGATCAAGCGCCT
Encoded proteins:
- a CDS encoding GlxA family transcriptional regulator, with product MNKHSANDGIHPAYPADGSGVAKSRNAHKVAILAVPDFVPFDISIPYQVFPLVRLADGLAPYETCFCGPEDAAGSREFSIRAVHSYEHALLCDTIMVPGVYDPFGVDDEALFRMLRMAAAKGIRIASICTGACLLAASGVLDGLSATSHWEITQALAQRYPAVQVVPDVLFVDNGQVLTSAGLASGLDLCLHIIRKDYGVSAAERIADFFVMPLEREAGHCQVIRRYPAHEKDRLAELQLWILENLHKELSLEGLAGQVCMSTRTLHRRFREQAGDAPMVWVAKARIRRAQALLESGSMSVEQIAAVTGFGSATALRDGFRRHVGSSPSAWRRAFAQREAS
- a CDS encoding HNH endonuclease, with product MKPSICKKKEWENFRTKILEIDNFRCTKCGRGREDGVVLQVHHKKYIRGRQLWQYDYDDCATLCKGCHAETHCIIMPKTNWVLAYHEDLGDLVGTCELCGSSLRHAYFIEHEHWQGIIVGTYCCDNLTDTTLASNHIESQNRYNRRLKTFLNSSKWFSYNDRELHSKNYICSHSIDHKKHKVVIIETTIGYFLRINFVAGETNFSSFEEAKEKAFFMIESGTFRTYVEKKAGKDQFVRRPSNALQSALQIKSN
- a CDS encoding 4Fe-4S dicluster domain-containing protein — protein: MFLKALGFAGAGAALPLAGPGVARAGVMGSGEASAAAGPAEELVTVLDLSKCIGCGACVEACRESNGHKFPRAKKPFPAMYPPRVKAEDWSEKQQLDDRLTPYNWLFLQNVQVEHAGTVHDLYMPRRCLHCVNPPCANLCPWGAARKEDNGIVRIDDDLCLGGAKCRLACPWHIPQRQTGVGLYLRLLPSLAGNGVMYKCDRCYDKIAAGGQPACVEVCPQSVQTMGPRSEMVALARSLAEDMDGYLYGLEENGGTNTIYVSPVPFEKINAVLEKGPGKPHMGQVGDVMRPETALAKALVAAPVAGLVAGAMKIASTIRKERRIREHDND
- a CDS encoding GNAT family N-acetyltransferase, whose amino-acid sequence is MISIYLALRPDRAACGTATGSAAESTPAHDYPRSGTLPPQNHSHQNQTMPTNHNTDDIFLQTDRLVLRRMALMDFGELASILQDPDVMYAWEYSFSDDDVMEWMNKCIHLYTTKNLGYFLVSDKTTHEVLGQAALLPTTINGSEYHEIGYIFKKKHWHKGYAFESAQVLLNHAFNSLHLDCVVFEIRPENIASRKVAESLGAKITGSFSKMVKSKPMLHLIYTLTK